One window of the Arthrobacter sp. zg-Y919 genome contains the following:
- a CDS encoding FliH/SctL family protein, with amino-acid sequence MSTDEQTFSRLIYTSLGAKDEAQLGAQVEARGHAAGYAAGLRAAAADTDLLRRSLREQYDDEMRRGQERMNRSLTALNSAVFSLEGRTVALITDLQDALAASAIDLAEALLRRELEHGDASARSALARALEGVDIDLVQRVRMHPVDLASLDEDTLRRARVEFVGDAGLQRGDAVTEFPDGYLDASLGSAVERARTALLGEDA; translated from the coding sequence ATGTCTACTGACGAACAGACGTTCTCGCGCCTGATCTACACCTCGCTGGGCGCCAAGGACGAAGCACAGCTCGGTGCACAGGTGGAGGCCCGCGGCCACGCCGCCGGTTATGCCGCCGGCCTCCGCGCCGCCGCCGCAGACACCGATCTGCTGCGCCGCAGTCTGCGCGAGCAGTACGACGACGAAATGCGCCGGGGACAGGAACGCATGAACCGGAGCCTCACCGCGCTCAACTCCGCCGTTTTCAGCCTTGAAGGCCGCACCGTGGCCCTGATTACCGACCTCCAGGACGCGCTGGCGGCCTCCGCCATCGATTTGGCCGAAGCGCTGCTGCGCCGCGAACTGGAACATGGCGACGCTTCCGCCCGTTCGGCGCTGGCCCGCGCCTTGGAAGGCGTTGACATCGACCTGGTGCAGCGCGTGCGCATGCATCCGGTGGACCTCGCGTCCCTGGACGAAGACACCCTGCGCCGCGCCCGGGTGGAATTTGTGGGCGACGCCGGCCTGCAGCGGGGCGATGCCGTCACCGAATTCCCGGACGGCTACCTGGATGCCTCGCTGGGCTCCGCCGTCGAACGTGCCCGCACGGCTTTGCTGGGGGAGGACGCATGA
- a CDS encoding FliI/YscN family ATPase yields the protein MTATTWRPRPARFAAALRSAAPQRIGRVSSVLGLSIEIAGLDCGVGDLVSIGHPGAEVDAEVVAATREGIRCMPFGRLAGLTAGTPARSKGTPLLVPTGTGLFGRVLDGLGRPIDGKGPLQVEAFVPLDHETPSAMLRTRIDTPLQLGVRALDTLTTVGRGQRMGLFAGSGVGKSSLLSMIARGTDAEVSVIALVGERGREVREFLEDDLGAEGLARSIVVVSTSDEPALMRLRAAFVATRIAESFRDRGADVMLMMDSLTRVAMAQREIGLSVGEPPATRGYPPSTFSLLAQLLERAGTGERGSVTGMYTVLVDGDDHNEPIADSARSILDGHVVLDRKLAVSGHFPSIDALASISRVASRVNPRERSDAASTLRRVMAARRAAQDLLDVGAYQRGSNPLVDAAVDNQDAINAFLQQRMDEQTPAETAWAQLQTLTRMLGVS from the coding sequence ATGACTGCTACCACCTGGCGCCCCCGCCCGGCCCGCTTCGCCGCTGCCCTGCGGTCCGCTGCCCCGCAGCGGATCGGACGGGTGTCCTCCGTCCTGGGCCTGAGTATTGAAATCGCCGGGCTGGACTGCGGCGTGGGCGACCTGGTCTCCATTGGCCACCCCGGAGCGGAGGTGGACGCCGAAGTAGTGGCTGCCACCCGTGAAGGAATCCGCTGCATGCCCTTCGGCCGTCTTGCCGGACTGACCGCCGGAACACCGGCACGCTCCAAGGGCACACCTCTGCTGGTTCCCACCGGCACCGGACTGTTTGGCCGGGTGCTGGACGGCCTGGGCAGGCCCATCGACGGCAAGGGACCGCTGCAGGTCGAAGCCTTCGTCCCGCTGGACCATGAAACCCCCTCCGCCATGCTGCGCACCCGGATCGACACCCCTCTGCAGCTCGGCGTCCGCGCACTGGACACCCTCACTACCGTGGGACGCGGCCAGCGCATGGGCCTGTTCGCCGGCTCCGGCGTCGGTAAATCGTCGCTGCTCTCGATGATTGCGCGCGGTACGGATGCGGAAGTATCAGTCATCGCCCTGGTGGGGGAGCGCGGCCGTGAAGTCCGCGAGTTCCTCGAAGACGATCTGGGGGCCGAAGGCCTCGCCCGGTCCATCGTGGTCGTCTCGACGTCGGACGAACCGGCCCTGATGCGCCTGCGTGCCGCGTTTGTGGCCACCCGCATTGCCGAGTCCTTCCGGGACCGCGGCGCCGACGTCATGCTGATGATGGATTCCCTGACCCGTGTGGCCATGGCCCAGCGGGAAATCGGGTTGTCCGTGGGCGAACCGCCCGCCACCCGCGGCTACCCGCCCTCCACCTTCTCCCTGCTTGCCCAGTTGCTGGAGCGCGCGGGCACCGGAGAACGCGGATCCGTCACCGGCATGTACACCGTGCTGGTGGACGGCGACGACCACAATGAACCCATTGCCGACAGCGCCCGGTCCATCCTCGACGGGCACGTGGTCCTGGACCGCAAGCTGGCCGTGTCCGGCCATTTCCCGTCGATTGACGCCCTGGCCTCCATCTCCCGGGTGGCTTCCCGGGTGAACCCGCGCGAACGCAGCGACGCCGCTTCGACCCTGCGCCGGGTGATGGCCGCCCGCCGCGCTGCCCAGGACCTGCTCGACGTCGGGGCCTACCAGCGCGGCTCCAATCCACTCGTGGATGCGGCCGTAGACAACCAGGACGCCATAAACGCCTTCCTGCAGCAGCGCATGGATGAACAAACCCCGGCGGAGACCGCCTGGGCGCAGCTGCAGACCCTGACCCGGATGCTGGGGGTGTCGTGA
- a CDS encoding flagellar FliJ family protein, whose translation MSRTFPLAGLLRLRQLQQDRAAGELAAANVRMRETREARAEAYNTLETSLSEAVDVSTMNAIAAARSSSRSMLADLAALGTRHAAEVEAARAEFSSARARSVGLEKLEGKFAEAEAAEDLRTEQTILDELAGTAWHRRQKEAN comes from the coding sequence ATGTCCCGTACTTTCCCCCTCGCGGGGCTGCTCCGCCTGCGCCAGCTGCAGCAGGACCGGGCCGCCGGTGAACTCGCGGCAGCCAATGTCCGCATGCGTGAAACGCGTGAGGCCCGCGCCGAGGCTTACAACACCCTTGAAACTTCCCTTAGTGAGGCGGTTGATGTGTCGACCATGAATGCGATCGCCGCCGCCCGCTCGTCTTCGCGCAGCATGCTCGCGGACCTGGCCGCACTGGGAACCCGGCACGCAGCGGAAGTGGAAGCGGCCCGCGCTGAATTCTCCTCCGCCCGGGCCCGTTCGGTGGGCCTGGAAAAGCTTGAAGGCAAGTTCGCTGAGGCTGAAGCCGCCGAGGACCTGCGCACCGAACAAACCATCCTGGATGAACTCGCCGGCACCGCCTGGCACCGCCGGCAGAAGGAAGCCAACTAA
- a CDS encoding C40 family peptidase, with translation MSMTDALGRIDEIRSTLSQLSGATAANAAAATSTSSVTGSDAEFASTLSALTSAASGGTGGAADGKVLDAVQKYLGLPYVWGGNDPAKGLDCSSFVQNVYKDLGYTLPRVTWDQMNSGTEVASLAQAQAGDLLFSHDGGHVAIYLGNGKAVDAPQPGQTIAIRDAWETDANLTTIRRILPTETAGTTGTGGAAGTAGLSDLVASARAAQAAMMGSAA, from the coding sequence ATGAGCATGACGGACGCCCTTGGGCGGATCGACGAAATCCGGAGCACGCTGAGCCAGCTCTCCGGCGCCACGGCCGCGAACGCGGCCGCGGCTACCTCCACTTCTTCAGTGACCGGCTCCGACGCGGAATTCGCCTCCACCCTCTCCGCGCTGACTTCAGCGGCATCCGGGGGCACCGGCGGAGCTGCCGACGGCAAGGTACTCGACGCCGTCCAGAAGTACCTGGGCCTGCCCTACGTCTGGGGCGGCAACGACCCGGCGAAGGGCCTGGACTGTTCTTCATTTGTGCAGAACGTCTACAAGGACCTGGGCTATACCCTGCCGAGGGTCACCTGGGACCAGATGAACTCCGGCACCGAGGTTGCTTCGCTGGCCCAGGCGCAGGCGGGCGACCTGCTGTTCAGCCACGACGGCGGACACGTCGCCATCTACCTGGGCAACGGAAAGGCAGTGGATGCTCCGCAGCCGGGCCAGACCATTGCTATCCGCGATGCGTGGGAAACGGACGCGAACCTGACCACTATCCGGCGCATCCTGCCCACCGAAACCGCAGGAACCACCGGAACCGGCGGTGCTGCAGGCACCGCAGGCCTCTCCGACCTGGTGGCTTCCGCCCGCGCCGCACAGGCGGCAATGATGGGATCGGCAGCATGA
- a CDS encoding flagellar hook-length control protein FliK codes for MSVPTGMPRPAAPAAAPRTASTTADAGFGAARFGSSLEDALAASTPNAGMGTAEKESATPGASPERTSVSPTSPAPSLAAVFAGLAGLALPAAGTPAPPAGGVSADEAAPEALPQETAPAVAFSAGSGSLDEAGLAPETAAVTTGPASPASAFMSAGSPAAMAAAAGGANVLTASTSATAAVLPAMPAAAPASTGPVSVSPAATGTVPAAAGLARPAAAPGPARQASAAPETGRTGNGLPTAVLPGAAPAIPAGTALPSAGAVSGGAASTPAHPGTGTGTPATAGAFAEAFAAAAPASAATDTASPPVPAATIPAATAAAGVAGTLAAAGEAPAMVPNVGAVSQSTIVSSPAAVSAAATPAPTPTPLLSQVSQPLFSLAAAPQGEHTMTLSITPDNLGPVTVRAHVGADGVRIELFAPSDAGREALRTLLTDLRRDLAGSGMNANLSLSSQDAPGQGADRGDGDGPADPGAAAEAGQPASRALRPEDNTPKTYRPGSPDAALTIDFLA; via the coding sequence ATGAGCGTCCCCACTGGAATGCCGCGTCCGGCCGCCCCCGCTGCTGCCCCGCGGACCGCTTCCACCACCGCCGACGCCGGGTTCGGCGCGGCCCGGTTCGGGTCCTCACTCGAGGACGCCTTGGCCGCTTCGACCCCGAACGCCGGGATGGGTACTGCCGAAAAGGAATCCGCCACCCCTGGTGCTTCTCCGGAACGTACTTCGGTTTCACCCACCTCACCGGCGCCATCCCTGGCCGCAGTTTTCGCGGGTCTTGCCGGTCTTGCCCTGCCTGCTGCCGGTACGCCGGCACCACCCGCCGGCGGGGTATCCGCGGACGAGGCCGCTCCGGAGGCACTCCCGCAGGAGACCGCTCCCGCCGTGGCATTCTCCGCCGGGTCCGGCTCTTTGGACGAAGCCGGCTTGGCACCGGAAACTGCCGCCGTCACTACAGGCCCCGCATCTCCGGCTTCCGCTTTCATGAGTGCCGGTTCGCCGGCAGCCATGGCAGCCGCGGCCGGCGGAGCCAATGTTCTTACCGCCTCGACCAGTGCCACCGCTGCGGTGCTCCCGGCAATGCCCGCGGCAGCACCGGCTTCCACCGGGCCCGTCTCTGTTTCGCCCGCAGCAACCGGAACTGTTCCGGCAGCGGCCGGCCTGGCCCGGCCCGCCGCGGCGCCCGGACCGGCCCGCCAGGCATCGGCGGCACCGGAGACCGGACGGACCGGAAACGGCCTGCCCACTGCCGTCCTGCCCGGCGCTGCTCCGGCCATCCCCGCCGGAACCGCACTTCCCTCGGCCGGCGCGGTTTCCGGCGGCGCAGCCAGCACCCCGGCTCACCCCGGCACCGGCACCGGTACGCCGGCCACTGCCGGGGCTTTCGCTGAGGCTTTTGCCGCGGCAGCTCCAGCCTCCGCGGCCACGGACACCGCTTCTCCCCCCGTCCCTGCGGCCACCATCCCTGCGGCTACCGCAGCGGCCGGCGTGGCCGGAACCCTCGCCGCTGCGGGCGAAGCCCCCGCAATGGTGCCGAACGTTGGTGCGGTTTCGCAGTCCACCATCGTGTCCAGCCCGGCGGCTGTGTCCGCGGCTGCCACTCCGGCACCCACCCCCACCCCGCTGCTGTCCCAGGTGTCCCAGCCGCTCTTCAGCCTCGCGGCGGCTCCTCAGGGGGAGCACACGATGACGCTGAGCATCACCCCGGACAACCTCGGACCGGTCACCGTCCGTGCCCATGTGGGCGCCGACGGTGTGCGGATTGAGCTTTTCGCTCCCTCCGACGCCGGCCGGGAGGCGCTGCGCACCCTGCTGACGGACCTTCGCCGCGATCTGGCCGGTTCCGGGATGAACGCGAACCTCTCACTGTCGTCACAGGATGCGCCCGGACAGGGCGCTGACCGCGGTGATGGTGACGGCCCTGCCGACCCGGGTGCTGCGGCTGAGGCAGGACAGCCTGCCTCGCGTGCCCTGCGCCCGGAGGACAACACACCCAAGACTTACCGCCCCGGATCCCCGGACGCGGCACTGACCATCGATTTCCTGGCCTAG
- a CDS encoding flagellar hook capping FlgD N-terminal domain-containing protein yields MPIEAVVATPGSSIAAEPTRTPKQSMDSEVFMHLLVTQLRNQDPSSPMDTNDMIAQTTQLASMEQLTAMAKMDEENFSLQMRIAAAALIGQNVTYTNDEGVAVTGTAKSVSYAAGVPTVNIEGEDVLLDRISGVVSAESTPKAPAVTA; encoded by the coding sequence GTGCCTATCGAAGCAGTTGTGGCAACCCCCGGCAGCAGTATCGCTGCCGAGCCCACCCGCACACCTAAGCAGAGCATGGACAGCGAGGTCTTTATGCACCTGCTGGTCACCCAGCTGCGCAACCAGGACCCAAGCTCGCCCATGGACACCAACGACATGATCGCCCAGACCACCCAGCTGGCATCCATGGAACAGCTCACAGCCATGGCCAAGATGGATGAGGAGAACTTCTCCCTGCAGATGCGCATCGCCGCCGCTGCGCTCATCGGCCAGAACGTCACCTACACCAACGACGAAGGCGTGGCCGTGACCGGAACCGCCAAGTCGGTGTCCTACGCCGCCGGCGTCCCCACCGTCAACATCGAGGGTGAAGACGTCCTCCTGGACCGGATCTCCGGAGTTGTATCCGCCGAGTCCACACCTAAAGCTCCCGCAGTAACCGCATAA
- a CDS encoding flagellar hook protein FlgE yields MLRSLYSGISGLRSHQTMLDVTGNNIANVNTSGYKATAVQFQDTLSQLTQGATAPGANNGGSNPAQVGLGVLVSGITTNFTQGSAQSTGRATDLMISGDGYFVTKQGTQTTYTRAGAFDMDASGRLVTTDGKIVQGWTGVDGVINTGGAVGDVTLPDGAVSPAKATANVTMGGNLPSETLPADPAAVPPRAAGTIVRDMTVYNNNGVASVIPLTFTRTGTGWDVSAPGATTVPLTFTDGKQAAGNAASITVGGAAVDLTALSSYAGVSTASVTGQDGRAAGTLESFSIAKDGTLIGSFTNGAKQSLARIAVATFTNPAGLEKAGNSGYTATVNSGNPVLGGPGDPGMGNAVAGSLEMSNVDLSQEFTNLIVAQRGFQANARIITTSDEVLQELTNLKR; encoded by the coding sequence ATGCTTCGCTCCCTTTACTCCGGCATCTCCGGACTCCGCTCACACCAGACAATGCTTGACGTCACCGGCAACAACATTGCCAACGTCAACACCTCCGGCTACAAGGCCACGGCCGTCCAGTTCCAGGACACCCTGTCCCAGCTGACCCAGGGCGCCACGGCCCCCGGCGCCAACAACGGCGGCTCGAACCCCGCCCAGGTGGGCCTCGGCGTGCTCGTCTCGGGCATCACCACCAACTTCACCCAGGGTTCGGCGCAGTCCACCGGCCGCGCCACGGACCTGATGATTTCCGGTGACGGCTACTTCGTCACCAAACAGGGCACCCAGACCACCTACACCCGTGCCGGTGCCTTCGACATGGACGCCTCCGGACGCCTGGTCACCACGGACGGCAAAATCGTCCAGGGCTGGACCGGCGTCGACGGAGTCATCAACACCGGTGGTGCGGTCGGCGACGTCACCCTGCCCGACGGCGCGGTTTCCCCCGCCAAGGCGACGGCGAACGTCACCATGGGTGGAAACCTGCCCTCCGAGACCCTGCCTGCGGATCCGGCAGCTGTTCCTCCGCGGGCTGCCGGCACGATCGTGCGTGATATGACCGTCTACAACAACAACGGCGTCGCCAGCGTTATCCCGCTGACTTTCACCCGTACCGGCACCGGCTGGGACGTTTCCGCACCGGGAGCTACCACTGTTCCGCTGACCTTCACCGACGGCAAGCAGGCAGCCGGGAACGCCGCCTCCATCACGGTTGGGGGTGCTGCGGTGGACCTCACCGCCCTGTCCAGCTACGCCGGCGTGAGCACGGCGTCAGTGACCGGCCAGGACGGCCGCGCCGCGGGCACCCTGGAGTCCTTCTCCATTGCCAAGGACGGCACCTTGATCGGTTCCTTCACCAACGGCGCCAAGCAGTCCCTGGCACGCATCGCCGTAGCCACCTTCACCAACCCGGCCGGTCTGGAGAAGGCCGGCAACTCCGGCTACACCGCCACCGTCAACTCCGGCAATCCGGTACTCGGCGGCCCCGGCGATCCCGGCATGGGCAACGCCGTTGCGGGTTCCCTGGAAATGTCCAACGTGGACCTGTCCCAGGAATTCACCAACCTGATCGTGGCCCAGCGCGGCTTCCAGGCCAATGCCCGAATCATCACCACCTCGGATGAAGTGCTGCAGGAACTGACCAACCTGAAGCGCTAA
- a CDS encoding flagellar FlbD family protein, translating to MIVLTRLNDAQFAINPDLIERIHANPDTTLVMVDGAKYIVTESLPEVIDRIAAYRAQVISMARDIPPRVPGRSLGLVPDTFSADPDKPSAVNTVPLRPRND from the coding sequence ATGATTGTTCTTACGCGTCTCAATGATGCTCAGTTCGCGATCAACCCTGACCTGATCGAGCGGATCCACGCCAATCCGGACACCACCCTGGTCATGGTTGACGGAGCAAAATACATCGTGACCGAGAGCCTGCCGGAGGTCATCGACAGGATTGCCGCCTACCGGGCGCAGGTCATCTCCATGGCCCGGGATATCCCTCCGCGGGTTCCGGGCCGCAGCCTGGGGCTCGTACCCGACACTTTTTCCGCAGACCCGGATAAGCCATCCGCCGTCAACACTGTGCCCCTTCGCCCTAGGAACGACTAA
- a CDS encoding MotA/TolQ/ExbB proton channel family protein, which translates to MDPATIIGLVLAFGSLYAMITLEGAHVSALLLPAPMILVFGATIAVGLGGSTLKDFLLSFKSLPRAFVGKTPKPQETIDRVVLLAEKARSEGLLSLEQDAAEAEDPFLRTALQNIADGTDGEELRMLLEDEIATKSATDKIAVKFFNGLGGYAPTIGIIGTVVSLTHVLENLSTPDHLGPMIATAFVATLWGLLSANFIWLPISTRLKRLADLEAEEMTLVMEGVLALQAGSQPRLLGERLRAMVPAHALGGKADKADKADKADAADKVQDAA; encoded by the coding sequence ATGGATCCAGCAACAATTATCGGCTTAGTCCTCGCCTTCGGGTCGCTTTACGCCATGATCACCCTCGAAGGTGCCCATGTGTCCGCGCTCCTGCTGCCCGCGCCGATGATCCTCGTGTTCGGAGCCACCATAGCCGTGGGCCTGGGCGGCAGCACCCTCAAGGACTTCCTCCTGTCCTTCAAATCCCTGCCGCGGGCCTTCGTAGGCAAGACCCCCAAACCGCAGGAGACCATTGACCGGGTGGTCCTGCTGGCTGAAAAGGCCCGCAGCGAAGGCCTCCTCTCCCTCGAGCAGGATGCCGCTGAAGCCGAAGACCCCTTCCTGCGCACCGCCCTGCAGAACATCGCCGACGGTACCGACGGCGAGGAGCTGCGGATGCTGCTCGAGGATGAAATTGCCACCAAGTCGGCCACTGACAAGATTGCGGTGAAGTTCTTCAACGGACTCGGCGGCTACGCGCCGACCATCGGCATTATCGGTACGGTCGTTTCGCTGACCCACGTCCTGGAAAACCTCTCCACACCCGACCACCTGGGACCCATGATCGCCACGGCTTTCGTCGCGACCCTCTGGGGCCTGCTTTCGGCCAACTTCATCTGGCTGCCCATCAGCACCCGGCTCAAGCGGCTGGCGGACCTCGAAGCCGAGGAAATGACGCTGGTCATGGAAGGCGTCCTGGCCCTGCAGGCCGGCAGCCAGCCCCGCCTGCTCGGGGAGCGGCTGCGCGCTATGGTCCCCGCCCACGCACTGGGCGGCAAAGCGGATAAGGCCGACAAGGCTGACAAGGCCGACGCCGCAGACAAGGTCCAGGACGCAGCGTGA
- a CDS encoding flagellar motor protein MotB: MSTKRRRPKVEEEEHPDERWMASYMDMVTVLMCMFIVLFAMSTVDAKKFEQLKESLATGFGAEESNTVDTAVGIIVPPDQVDSEEVVEPEASLAAQAAKEVDDLTALQDAIYAGLQEKGMEDAVRFEMDERGLTIRLVSSEMFFAPDLADLTDQAVQVLDTVGPALAPTTYQVSIEGHTAQVRQFADNALDWELSSSRSVNVLRYLVSSGGVLQDHIKAVGYGESRPLTPGRDAAELARNRRVDIVVLSGQSEDVRSLIPGIVAERQATAGT; the protein is encoded by the coding sequence GTGAGCACCAAACGCCGGCGTCCCAAGGTAGAAGAGGAGGAGCATCCCGACGAACGCTGGATGGCCTCCTACATGGACATGGTCACCGTGCTGATGTGTATGTTCATTGTCCTGTTCGCCATGTCGACCGTGGATGCGAAGAAGTTCGAACAGCTCAAGGAATCCCTGGCCACCGGATTCGGCGCGGAGGAGAGCAACACGGTGGACACCGCCGTCGGCATCATTGTGCCGCCGGACCAGGTGGACAGCGAGGAAGTCGTCGAACCCGAGGCCTCCCTGGCCGCACAGGCAGCCAAGGAGGTGGACGACCTCACGGCGCTGCAGGACGCCATCTACGCCGGGCTGCAGGAAAAGGGCATGGAAGACGCCGTCCGCTTCGAAATGGATGAGCGCGGCCTGACCATCCGCCTGGTCAGCTCCGAAATGTTCTTCGCCCCTGACCTGGCGGACCTCACCGACCAGGCCGTCCAGGTCCTGGACACGGTGGGACCCGCCCTGGCGCCCACTACCTACCAGGTCTCCATCGAGGGCCACACGGCCCAGGTCCGGCAATTCGCGGATAACGCCCTGGACTGGGAACTGTCCTCATCCCGTTCCGTGAACGTGCTCCGCTACCTGGTATCCAGCGGCGGGGTCCTCCAGGACCACATCAAGGCGGTCGGCTACGGGGAATCCCGCCCGCTGACGCCCGGCAGGGATGCCGCGGAACTCGCACGGAACCGGCGCGTCGACATCGTCGTCCTGTCCGGTCAAAGCGAGGACGTCCGCTCGCTCATCCCCGGAATCGTCGCGGAGCGCCAAGCCACCGCGGGCACCTAG
- a CDS encoding flagellar motor switch protein FliM has protein sequence MPVKAKPVEVYDFSRPTTLAREHARVLEMAFDTFARQWGTQLTAKVRVLSQVTSEQVQVLSYDEYAAALPDNTGMVLFNISTTSAKAVIQFPMAAALSWVGHMLGGTGFQTAPERKFTHIEQALLGKIMDDAVEDLHYSLGHLLSAPLTLASVQYNSQFAQAAASGDPMIVATFEMVVGETTAPATVAIPAAALLPQLDPLSTPSTIATPAELVQMQIAHVPVKVCLQLEPITVKPAMVLNLAVGDVLNLGHPRHRPLNVTVDGQTLAQAAVGASGSRLAGSIVSIEEK, from the coding sequence ATGCCCGTGAAAGCCAAGCCCGTAGAGGTCTATGACTTCAGCCGGCCCACCACGCTGGCCCGCGAGCACGCACGGGTGCTGGAAATGGCCTTCGATACCTTCGCCCGCCAGTGGGGCACCCAGCTGACCGCCAAGGTCCGGGTGCTCTCCCAGGTCACCTCCGAGCAGGTGCAGGTGCTCAGCTATGACGAGTACGCCGCCGCCCTGCCGGACAACACCGGCATGGTGCTGTTCAACATCTCCACCACATCCGCAAAAGCAGTCATCCAGTTTCCGATGGCCGCCGCGCTGTCCTGGGTGGGGCACATGCTCGGCGGCACCGGCTTCCAGACGGCCCCGGAGCGCAAGTTCACGCATATCGAGCAGGCACTGCTGGGCAAAATCATGGACGACGCCGTGGAGGACCTGCACTATTCCCTCGGCCACCTGCTCTCCGCCCCGCTGACCCTGGCCTCGGTGCAGTACAACTCGCAGTTCGCCCAGGCCGCCGCGTCCGGGGACCCCATGATTGTGGCCACCTTCGAGATGGTGGTCGGCGAAACCACCGCTCCCGCCACCGTGGCCATCCCCGCGGCCGCCCTGCTCCCGCAGCTGGACCCGCTGAGCACCCCATCCACCATCGCCACGCCGGCGGAACTTGTCCAGATGCAGATTGCACACGTGCCCGTAAAGGTGTGCCTGCAGCTGGAACCCATCACGGTGAAACCCGCCATGGTCCTAAACCTTGCCGTAGGGGACGTCCTGAATCTCGGGCATCCCCGCCACCGCCCGCTGAACGTCACCGTTGACGGACAGACGCTGGCGCAGGCAGCAGTAGGTGCCAGCGGGTCACGCCTCGCCGGCAGCATCGTCAGTATCGAGGAGAAGTAA
- the fliN gene encoding flagellar motor switch protein FliN has translation MSSPHSLHADAVSALVRGLPTPLVLEPIPHNGAGVPAAHTATAVTASFVGTESADLALVLDSSSPLADVAGTDSALVSAADVLRPSLEAASATLGIGVLGEARTEDASALFADPASVVFELRSPEGTAGWFAIRLRDNPGTQGGQSSPSIVGKMGRINNIEMALTVEIGHTRMSVRDVLNLEPGRVVELDRSAGAPADILLNGRLIANGEVVVIDQDYAVRITKILDVVEGLN, from the coding sequence ATGTCCAGCCCGCACAGCCTGCACGCCGACGCCGTTTCCGCCCTGGTGCGGGGTCTGCCCACCCCCCTTGTCCTGGAACCGATCCCGCATAACGGGGCCGGAGTGCCGGCGGCGCACACCGCGACGGCAGTCACCGCGTCCTTCGTGGGCACCGAATCGGCCGACCTGGCCCTGGTCCTGGACAGCTCCTCACCCCTGGCCGACGTCGCGGGCACCGATTCCGCGCTCGTCTCGGCGGCAGACGTACTGCGCCCCTCCCTCGAAGCCGCCAGCGCCACGCTGGGCATCGGCGTCCTCGGTGAGGCCCGCACCGAGGACGCATCAGCACTTTTCGCCGATCCGGCCAGCGTCGTTTTCGAACTCCGTTCCCCGGAGGGCACCGCCGGATGGTTCGCTATCCGGCTGCGGGACAACCCGGGCACCCAGGGCGGGCAGTCCAGCCCCTCGATCGTGGGCAAGATGGGCCGTATCAACAACATCGAGATGGCGCTGACCGTGGAAATCGGCCACACCCGGATGTCCGTGCGCGATGTCCTGAACCTGGAACCCGGACGCGTCGTGGAGCTGGACCGCTCCGCCGGAGCGCCCGCAGACATCCTGCTGAACGGCCGGTTGATCGCCAACGGAGAAGTTGTGGTCATTGACCAGGACTACGCGGTGCGGATCACGAAAATCCTGGACGTGGTCGAGGGGCTCAATTAG
- the fliO gene encoding flagellar biosynthetic protein FliO → MDTLFLGLRVLVSLGAVLGLLWFLQRYLTRNARFDGANQPAVRVVSRQPLTPKASVVVVETEGQRFLLGVTEASVNVLHTAELPPAPEPLPTSDDGFAASLEAAKAADPYPQYAGDPSAGLPSRRAGRGAHALPPVQPVPAKSALSGSILAPDTWRQAGAALRRGRKG, encoded by the coding sequence GTGGATACCCTGTTTCTGGGACTCCGCGTCCTGGTTTCACTCGGCGCCGTCCTTGGACTCCTGTGGTTCCTCCAGCGCTACCTCACCCGTAACGCGCGTTTCGACGGAGCGAACCAGCCCGCGGTACGCGTCGTCAGCCGGCAGCCGCTGACCCCCAAAGCTTCCGTGGTGGTGGTCGAGACCGAAGGGCAGCGCTTCCTCCTGGGCGTCACCGAAGCTTCGGTGAACGTGCTGCATACCGCCGAGCTGCCCCCGGCACCCGAACCCCTGCCCACGTCGGACGACGGTTTCGCTGCCTCGCTGGAAGCCGCCAAGGCCGCCGACCCGTATCCGCAGTACGCCGGAGATCCTTCCGCCGGCCTGCCCTCACGCCGTGCCGGCCGCGGGGCGCATGCCCTTCCGCCGGTCCAGCCGGTACCCGCGAAGTCCGCGCTGTCCGGTTCCATCCTTGCCCCTGACACCTGGCGCCAGGCCGGCGCAGCACTCCGCCGGGGACGCAAAGGGTGA